One window from the genome of Pseudoalteromonas sp. '520P1 No. 423' encodes:
- a CDS encoding HAD-IA family hydrolase: MKYKLVIFDWDGTVMDSIARIVSSLQSAARIHLVPVPSDGKAKRIIGLSLPVVMDKLFPDHKALHQTLMQEYKKQFVNEDSTDTPLFDGVEALFKKLQYNGCQLAIATGKSRQGIDRLLSLTGLTDYFVFTQSADEAQSKPSPQMLSQILAHTQLAVAEAVMIGDSTLDLEMAQNIGMDSIGVTFGVGERDELATYEPVAIVDGFSQLEQYLL, from the coding sequence ATGAAATATAAACTCGTTATTTTTGATTGGGACGGTACTGTAATGGACTCCATTGCACGTATTGTTTCATCTTTACAATCTGCTGCCCGAATACATCTGGTACCAGTACCGAGTGATGGTAAAGCTAAAAGGATTATCGGATTAAGTTTGCCGGTCGTAATGGATAAGCTGTTTCCTGATCATAAAGCGCTTCATCAAACGCTGATGCAGGAATATAAAAAACAATTTGTAAATGAAGATAGCACTGATACACCTTTATTTGATGGGGTAGAGGCTTTATTTAAAAAATTGCAATATAATGGTTGTCAATTAGCGATAGCCACAGGTAAAAGCAGACAAGGGATAGATAGGTTATTATCTTTGACAGGGTTAACGGACTATTTTGTTTTTACGCAAAGTGCCGATGAAGCGCAATCTAAACCTTCTCCACAAATGTTATCCCAAATATTAGCCCATACACAATTAGCTGTTGCTGAGGCTGTTATGATCGGAGATAGCACACTTGACCTTGAAATGGCACAAAATATAGGTATGGATAGTATAGGTGTTACATTTGGCGTTGGTGAACGTGATGAGCTAGCTACATATGAACCTGTCGCAATTGTGGATGGCTTTTCACAATTAGAGCAATATTTGTTATAA
- the pabC gene encoding aminodeoxychorismate lyase codes for MTKNNTYKTIINNDTSNSIPLSDRGLSYGDGFFTTAKVVNETVEHWHFHKQRLIECQKRLGFPEIDFIALEASIKQLCLNQKCVVLKIMITRGSGGRGYGLPEVQNPVQILSVLPFPNNYDALKIKGISLEVSSIKLGLQPLLAGMKTLNRLEQVLIKQELSEKSWSEAIVLDLNDNVIETSIANLICYIDGQWHTPKLDQAGIKGVYREYLSSKIALIESQITLDEIKTAHAVFCCNSLMGLVPIKSIQKTHFDLELALILQKDMFVDTKLI; via the coding sequence ATGACAAAAAATAATACCTATAAAACAATAATAAATAATGATACTTCAAATTCAATCCCATTATCAGATAGAGGGTTGAGTTATGGGGATGGTTTTTTCACGACGGCTAAAGTCGTAAATGAAACCGTTGAACATTGGCATTTTCACAAGCAAAGACTTATTGAATGTCAAAAGCGTCTAGGGTTTCCTGAAATTGACTTTATCGCATTAGAAGCGTCAATTAAACAACTGTGTTTAAATCAAAAATGTGTCGTTTTAAAAATAATGATTACGCGAGGTTCAGGTGGTCGCGGTTATGGCTTACCCGAAGTGCAAAACCCTGTTCAAATTCTCAGCGTTTTACCTTTTCCCAATAATTATGACGCACTAAAAATAAAAGGCATATCGCTTGAGGTGTCTAGTATCAAATTAGGTTTACAACCGCTTTTAGCGGGAATGAAAACGCTAAATAGGTTAGAGCAAGTGTTGATAAAGCAGGAGTTAAGCGAAAAATCTTGGTCGGAAGCTATCGTACTTGATTTAAATGATAATGTAATTGAAACTTCAATTGCTAATTTAATTTGTTATATCGATGGCCAGTGGCATACACCTAAATTAGATCAAGCAGGTATTAAAGGTGTTTATCGAGAATATCTGTCATCAAAAATCGCACTTATTGAATCTCAAATTACGTTAGATGAAATAAAAACAGCTCACGCAGTATTTTGCTGTAATAGTTTAATGGGATTAGTGCCGATTAAATCAATACAAAAGACACATTTTGATTTAGAATTAGCACTTATATTACAAAAGGACATGTTCGTTGATACGAAGCTAATTTGA
- the acpP gene encoding acyl carrier protein: MSDIQERVKKIVIEQLGVKEEEVKNEASFVDDLGADSLDTVELVMALEEEFDTEIPDEEAEKITTVQSAIDYVQAHTE; encoded by the coding sequence ATGAGCGATATCCAAGAACGCGTAAAAAAAATTGTAATTGAGCAGTTAGGTGTTAAAGAAGAGGAAGTAAAAAACGAAGCTTCATTTGTTGATGATTTAGGTGCTGATTCTTTAGATACAGTTGAACTAGTAATGGCTCTTGAAGAAGAGTTTGATACTGAGATCCCTGATGAAGAAGCTGAAAAAATCACTACAGTTCAATCTGCAATTGATTACGTTCAAGCTCACACTGAATAA
- the mltG gene encoding endolytic transglycosylase MltG, producing MKSIKLILLSMAIILGIIASYVYSNIQLLQTKALNLKEPILFEVKSGTGLTTLCKQFQADKLTDNCWSLRILAKLDPTLTDIKAGVYQLTTDSLLDNVKKINNSQVHLFSFSIIDGESFSQVLKKISNLPYIKKVMQQGKDSFYVDALNIKHANTEGWLFPDTYFYQAGDTDLSLLQRSHSAMKISLDELWHKREQNLPYANAYEALIMASIIEKETAKASERPLIASVFINRLNKKMRLQTDPTVIYGLKDQFDGDLTRAHLKQYTPYNTYRIKALPPTPIAMPSYAAIQAALSPESSNYYYFVAKGDGSHQFSENLSQHNKAVRKYQLKKKVSNDS from the coding sequence ATGAAAAGTATTAAATTAATTTTATTATCAATGGCTATAATTCTCGGGATTATAGCTTCATATGTTTATTCTAATATACAGCTGTTACAAACCAAAGCGCTTAATTTAAAAGAGCCTATTTTATTTGAAGTAAAATCTGGTACAGGTTTAACAACTTTGTGTAAACAATTCCAAGCAGACAAGTTGACTGATAATTGCTGGTCTTTAAGGATTTTAGCTAAGTTAGATCCGACACTAACAGATATTAAAGCGGGTGTTTATCAACTTACAACAGACTCATTACTAGATAATGTTAAAAAAATAAATAACTCTCAAGTGCATTTATTCAGCTTTAGCATTATTGATGGTGAGAGTTTTTCTCAAGTATTAAAAAAAATCTCAAATTTACCTTATATTAAAAAAGTAATGCAACAGGGCAAAGATAGCTTTTATGTTGATGCGCTTAATATCAAACATGCAAATACTGAAGGTTGGCTATTTCCTGATACATACTTTTATCAAGCGGGTGATACAGACTTATCTTTATTACAAAGATCACACAGTGCAATGAAAATTTCGCTTGATGAATTATGGCACAAAAGAGAGCAAAATTTACCTTATGCCAATGCGTATGAAGCCTTGATTATGGCGTCTATAATTGAAAAAGAAACCGCTAAAGCAAGCGAAAGGCCTTTAATCGCATCGGTTTTTATTAATCGTTTAAATAAAAAGATGCGTTTACAAACAGATCCAACCGTTATTTATGGACTAAAGGACCAGTTTGATGGCGATTTAACACGTGCACATTTAAAGCAATATACGCCATATAATACTTATAGAATTAAAGCGCTACCACCAACACCTATTGCGATGCCATCATATGCAGCAATACAAGCTGCTTTGTCACCAGAGTCGTCTAATTATTATTATTTTGTAGCAAAAGGTGATGGTAGTCACCAATTTTCAGAAAACCTATCGCAACATAATAAAGCGGTAAGAAAATATCAATTAAAGAAAAAGGTAAGTAATGACAGCTAA
- the yceD gene encoding 23S rRNA accumulation protein YceD yields MQKVKIPVKINPAKSAQHELSYDGFIEQTEFSRLGKALKALVGQIEVKIHCKEDHQGLVVISGNVKTKALILCQRCNDDLGLDLEMSFAYSPIKMGAESEDLPERYEPVELDEDGEIDIYSLLEDELILMIPIVPKHDETSCHYSEEAQSFGEIDEEDDKPNPFDILKQLKKNS; encoded by the coding sequence ATGCAAAAGGTAAAAATTCCTGTAAAAATTAATCCTGCAAAATCTGCACAACATGAACTATCTTATGATGGTTTTATTGAGCAAACTGAGTTTTCTCGTTTAGGAAAAGCTTTAAAGGCATTAGTTGGACAGATAGAGGTAAAAATTCATTGCAAAGAAGACCATCAAGGTTTGGTTGTTATTAGCGGTAACGTTAAAACTAAAGCTTTGATATTGTGTCAGCGATGTAATGACGATTTAGGGTTGGATTTGGAAATGAGCTTTGCTTATTCTCCGATTAAAATGGGTGCTGAGTCTGAAGACTTGCCTGAGCGGTATGAACCGGTTGAGCTTGACGAAGATGGAGAAATTGATATTTATAGTCTTCTTGAAGATGAATTAATATTAATGATTCCAATAGTGCCTAAACATGATGAGACATCTTGTCATTATTCTGAAGAAGCTCAAAGCTTTGGAGAAATTGATGAAGAAGATGACAAACCAAATCCATTTGATATTTTGAAACAACTTAAGAAAAATTCTTAG
- the plsX gene encoding phosphate acyltransferase PlsX has translation MSNNLTIALDIMGGDYGPRSSLPAAVEAVKLIDHLTLILCGNERQIRCELKKLEALTHPRIQIEHCSEVVNNHDLPSFALRNKKDSSMRVSLDLVKSGRAQACVTAGNTGALLAMAHYVLKMLPGVKRPALISTVPTQTPRPVYLLDLGANVACDSDVLFQFAVMGSVVAEQAQNITNAKVSLLNMGAEEIKGHDSIKEAAKLLQSSDHINYIGYSEGNDIFTGKADVIVCDGFTGNVALKTCEGIAKLIVHKLTKALNKSLFNKFLALLLFPVLKKLYKRVNPDQYNGASLVGLRGIVVKSHGNASKKAFLAAIEEAVREVERQLPEKIRHKFEEIINTDE, from the coding sequence ATGTCTAATAATCTAACCATAGCGTTAGATATAATGGGGGGCGATTACGGCCCCCGTTCATCTCTTCCAGCTGCCGTAGAAGCAGTCAAGTTAATAGATCATCTCACTTTGATCTTATGCGGTAATGAACGTCAAATTCGCTGCGAACTTAAAAAACTAGAAGCCTTAACACACCCAAGAATTCAAATCGAACATTGTTCCGAAGTTGTGAATAATCATGATTTACCCTCATTTGCTTTACGTAATAAAAAAGACTCTTCCATGAGAGTATCTCTTGATCTAGTTAAATCAGGTAGAGCACAAGCTTGTGTAACAGCGGGTAATACCGGTGCTTTATTAGCAATGGCACATTACGTTTTAAAAATGCTACCAGGCGTTAAGCGTCCTGCTTTGATATCTACGGTACCGACTCAAACCCCAAGACCTGTTTATTTACTAGATTTAGGCGCGAATGTTGCCTGTGATAGTGATGTATTATTTCAATTTGCCGTTATGGGTTCAGTGGTTGCTGAGCAAGCTCAAAATATCACCAATGCAAAAGTAAGCCTATTAAATATGGGCGCCGAAGAAATAAAAGGCCACGATAGCATTAAAGAGGCAGCTAAATTATTACAATCTAGCGACCATATTAATTATATTGGTTATTCAGAAGGTAATGATATTTTTACAGGTAAAGCCGATGTCATTGTATGTGATGGTTTTACTGGAAATGTTGCATTAAAAACATGTGAGGGTATTGCAAAACTAATCGTTCATAAACTAACAAAAGCATTAAACAAAAGCTTATTTAATAAGTTTTTAGCACTTTTATTGTTCCCCGTATTAAAAAAACTCTACAAAAGAGTGAACCCCGACCAGTATAACGGTGCAAGTCTGGTAGGATTGCGCGGTATTGTAGTGAAAAGTCATGGAAATGCTTCCAAAAAAGCCTTTTTAGCTGCAATCGAAGAAGCCGTAAGAGAGGTTGAACGTCAACTTCCTGAAAAAATCCGGCACAAATTCGAAGAGATTATAAATACAGACGAATAG
- a CDS encoding nucleoside triphosphate pyrophosphatase, which translates to MTPKLILASTSPFRKSLLEKFNINFSVASPNIDETPYHNETACSLVERLSIEKSKVLKQQFDSGIVIGSDQVALFDNKILGKPHSKEKAIEQLSSFSGQKVTFLTGLALYNVTTNETVSTVEQYQVQFRDLTAKQIDTYLDIEQPYNCAGSFKSEGLGICLFERFIGDDPNSLVGLPLIALNRLLLQWDIDILDHQK; encoded by the coding sequence ATGACTCCAAAGCTTATTTTAGCCTCTACATCACCCTTTCGTAAGAGCCTTTTAGAAAAATTTAATATTAATTTTTCTGTCGCATCTCCAAATATTGATGAAACGCCTTATCACAATGAAACCGCTTGCTCACTTGTTGAACGGCTTTCAATCGAAAAATCAAAAGTTCTAAAACAGCAATTTGATTCTGGTATTGTGATCGGTTCAGATCAAGTCGCTTTATTTGATAATAAAATACTAGGTAAGCCTCACTCTAAAGAAAAAGCAATTGAGCAGTTATCAAGTTTCAGTGGACAAAAAGTCACTTTTTTAACCGGCCTTGCACTTTATAATGTAACAACAAATGAAACTGTAAGCACAGTTGAACAATATCAAGTGCAATTTAGAGACTTAACAGCTAAGCAAATTGATACATATTTAGATATTGAACAACCTTACAATTGTGCAGGAAGTTTTAAAAGTGAAGGCTTAGGAATTTGTCTATTTGAACGATTTATAGGGGATGATCCAAATTCTTTAGTGGGATTACCTTTAATTGCATTAAATAGATTATTGTTACAATGGGATATCGATATTTTAGACCATCAAAAATAA
- the rpmF gene encoding 50S ribosomal protein L32, protein MAVQKSKKSRSRRGMRRSHDAISNPTLTVDAVSGETHRRHHVTADGYYKGVKVIS, encoded by the coding sequence ATGGCAGTACAAAAAAGTAAGAAATCTCGTTCTAGACGTGGCATGCGCCGCTCTCATGACGCGATCAGTAACCCAACTTTAACAGTTGACGCAGTATCAGGTGAGACTCACCGTCGCCACCACGTAACTGCAGATGGTTATTACAAAGGCGTTAAAGTAATTTCTTAA
- the fabG gene encoding 3-oxoacyl-ACP reductase FabG has protein sequence MSNLFSLTGKVILVTGASRGIGKSIVQMLVAQGATVAGTATSESGAAKISEYLGEAGKGYALNVTDADSIKDTLAAIKADLGDLDVLVNNAGITRDNLLMRMKVQEWDDIIDTNLSSIFRLSKAVLRPMMKKRAGRIINIGSVVGTMGNAGQANYAAAKAGVIGFSKSMAREVASRGITVNVVAPGFIQTDMTDELTEDQKAATLANVPAGRLGNPDEIAAAVTYLASDAAAYVNGETIHVNGGMYMI, from the coding sequence ATGAGTAATTTATTTTCTTTAACCGGTAAGGTTATCTTAGTAACTGGCGCAAGCCGTGGAATTGGTAAATCAATCGTACAAATGCTTGTTGCTCAAGGTGCAACTGTTGCAGGTACAGCGACAAGTGAATCTGGTGCCGCTAAGATCAGTGAATATCTAGGTGAAGCAGGTAAAGGTTATGCTTTGAATGTAACTGACGCTGATTCTATTAAAGATACATTAGCTGCTATCAAAGCTGATTTAGGCGATTTAGATGTATTAGTTAATAATGCGGGTATCACACGCGATAACTTATTAATGCGTATGAAAGTTCAAGAATGGGATGACATTATAGATACGAACTTAAGTTCTATTTTCCGTCTTTCAAAAGCTGTTTTACGTCCTATGATGAAAAAACGCGCTGGTCGTATCATCAATATAGGGTCAGTTGTGGGTACTATGGGTAATGCTGGACAAGCAAATTATGCTGCAGCTAAAGCAGGCGTAATTGGTTTTTCTAAATCTATGGCGCGTGAAGTTGCATCTCGTGGTATTACAGTAAATGTCGTTGCACCAGGCTTTATTCAAACTGATATGACTGATGAGTTAACCGAAGATCAAAAAGCTGCAACACTTGCAAATGTACCTGCAGGTCGTTTAGGTAATCCTGATGAAATTGCTGCAGCTGTAACTTATTTAGCTTCAGATGCTGCTGCATACGTGAATGGTGAGACTATTCATGTAAATGGTGGTATGTATATGATTTAG
- the fabF gene encoding beta-ketoacyl-ACP synthase II: MAKRRVVVTGLGMLTPLGNDVASTWQGLLNGDSGINIITHFDTSDFGTKFAGNIKDFDVTQFMPKKDAKKMDLFIQYGVAAGIQALKDSGLEVTEENADRIGVAVGAGIGGLGLIEENHMKMLKSGPRKLSPFYVPATIINMISGHLSIMHGLRGPNISIATACTTGLHNIGHAARMIAYGDADAMVAGGAERACTPIGMSGFNAARALSTRNDDPAAASRPWDRERDGFVLSDGSGVIVLEEYEQAKARGAKIYAELSGFGMSGDAYHMTSPPENGSGGARAMINALNDAKVNADQVGYINAHGTSTNAGDKAETAAIKSVFGDAAKDVMVSSSKSMMGHLLGAAGSVESIICILALENQKVTPTINLDNPDEGCDLDYVPFTARDAKLDFTLCNSFGFGGTNGSLLFKKI, translated from the coding sequence GTGGCTAAACGTCGAGTTGTAGTAACTGGTTTAGGTATGTTAACACCGTTAGGTAACGATGTAGCATCTACTTGGCAAGGTTTATTAAATGGTGACAGTGGTATTAATATCATAACTCACTTCGACACGTCAGACTTTGGAACTAAGTTTGCTGGTAACATAAAAGATTTTGATGTTACACAATTTATGCCTAAAAAAGATGCCAAAAAAATGGATTTATTCATTCAATATGGTGTTGCTGCGGGTATACAAGCCTTAAAAGACTCAGGCTTAGAAGTAACTGAAGAAAATGCAGACCGAATTGGGGTTGCTGTTGGTGCGGGTATTGGTGGTTTAGGCCTTATTGAAGAAAACCACATGAAAATGCTTAAAAGTGGTCCTAGAAAATTATCGCCATTTTATGTACCTGCAACAATTATCAATATGATTTCTGGTCACCTATCTATTATGCATGGATTACGTGGTCCAAATATCTCTATTGCAACTGCATGTACTACAGGTCTGCATAATATTGGTCATGCGGCGCGTATGATTGCTTATGGTGATGCTGATGCTATGGTTGCCGGTGGTGCAGAACGTGCGTGTACGCCAATCGGAATGAGCGGATTTAATGCGGCTCGTGCATTATCAACTCGTAATGATGATCCTGCCGCGGCTTCACGTCCATGGGATAGAGAGCGTGATGGTTTTGTATTATCTGATGGTTCGGGCGTAATCGTTCTTGAAGAATATGAACAAGCTAAAGCACGTGGTGCTAAAATTTATGCTGAACTATCTGGTTTTGGCATGAGTGGTGATGCATATCATATGACCTCTCCTCCTGAAAATGGTTCTGGAGGTGCGAGAGCTATGATAAATGCATTAAATGATGCCAAAGTTAACGCTGATCAAGTTGGTTATATTAATGCACACGGTACTTCTACAAATGCCGGAGATAAAGCTGAAACAGCAGCAATAAAATCAGTATTTGGTGATGCAGCTAAAGACGTTATGGTCAGTTCATCTAAATCTATGATGGGTCATTTATTAGGTGCTGCAGGCTCTGTAGAATCAATTATTTGTATTCTTGCTTTAGAGAATCAAAAAGTTACACCAACAATTAATTTAGATAACCCAGATGAAGGGTGCGATCTGGATTATGTACCTTTTACTGCGCGTGATGCTAAACTAGATTTTACTTTATGTAATTCATTTGGTTTTGGTGGTACAAACGGTTCATTGCTTTTCAAAAAAATATAA
- the fabD gene encoding ACP S-malonyltransferase, with translation MSEKLAILFPGQGSQSVGMLAQLLETSEEVKTTFDEASLALGYDLTDLVLNGPSEKLNETHRTQPALLTASVAIYRHWLAQNGQKPDVLAGHSLGEYSALVCAGVVSLADAVKLVEKRGVYMQEAVPAGTGSMAAVIGLADEAVIESCKQSENGEVVSAVNFNSPGQVVIAGSKDAVERASIACKEAGAKRVLPLAVSVPSHCALMKPAAEKLAKDLNALTFNTPEVSVLNNVDVKVETAEQAIKDALVRQLYCPVRWTETVQMFAKDGITTTYEFGPGKVLSGLAKRIDKSVSCASVNDVASFEKALAF, from the coding sequence ATGTCTGAAAAATTAGCGATATTATTTCCGGGACAAGGGTCTCAATCTGTTGGTATGTTAGCCCAGTTACTTGAAACATCTGAAGAAGTTAAAACAACATTTGATGAAGCTTCACTAGCTTTAGGTTATGACTTAACAGACTTAGTTTTAAATGGTCCAAGTGAAAAGTTAAATGAAACACATAGAACACAACCTGCATTATTAACTGCAAGTGTTGCTATCTACCGACATTGGTTAGCACAAAACGGTCAAAAACCTGATGTATTAGCTGGTCATAGTTTAGGTGAATACTCTGCGCTGGTATGTGCGGGCGTTGTTTCATTAGCTGATGCGGTAAAACTTGTTGAAAAACGTGGCGTTTATATGCAAGAAGCCGTGCCAGCTGGAACGGGTTCAATGGCAGCTGTGATTGGTTTAGCTGATGAAGCAGTGATTGAATCTTGCAAGCAAAGTGAAAATGGTGAAGTTGTTTCCGCTGTTAACTTTAACTCCCCTGGTCAAGTTGTGATCGCAGGGAGTAAAGATGCTGTTGAACGTGCATCTATTGCATGTAAAGAAGCGGGTGCAAAACGTGTATTACCATTAGCTGTGAGTGTGCCATCTCATTGTGCATTAATGAAACCAGCAGCTGAAAAATTAGCAAAAGATTTAAACGCTTTAACATTTAATACACCTGAAGTATCAGTGCTCAATAATGTTGATGTTAAAGTTGAAACAGCTGAACAAGCGATTAAAGATGCTCTTGTGCGTCAATTATACTGTCCAGTCAGATGGACTGAAACAGTTCAAATGTTCGCAAAAGACGGCATTACTACGACTTATGAATTTGGTCCAGGTAAAGTATTATCAGGTTTAGCAAAACGCATTGATAAATCAGTTTCATGTGCATCAGTTAATGATGTCGCATCATTCGAAAAAGCATTAGCATTTTAA
- the rluC gene encoding 23S rRNA pseudouridine(955/2504/2580) synthase RluC, whose translation MSEKTEPSENIGSKVTFVTITEDHDGQRIDNFLLTKLKGMPKSAIYKILRKGEVRVNKKRVKPLYKLQIDDYVRIPPVRIAEKEEFVPKNLDKIANLENAIIFEDKYLIVINKPTGMAVHGGSGLSYGLIEAMRSLRPDERALELVHRLDRDTSGCLLISKKRSVLKGLHEQLREKTMEKNYWALVDGSWKTKVKNVTAALRKNTLKSGERIVRVDEEEGKASHTRFKVLQRFTECTLVQASPVTGRTHQIRVHTQCAGHPIAGDDKYGDEGFDAYMREKGLNRLFLHAHDLTFTHPITEERLTVEAPLDNVLIKTIRILKQEVNKRKTDNEI comes from the coding sequence ATGTCTGAAAAAACAGAACCGTCAGAAAATATTGGAAGCAAGGTTACTTTTGTAACTATTACGGAAGACCATGATGGTCAAAGAATTGATAATTTCCTTTTAACTAAGTTAAAAGGCATGCCTAAAAGTGCAATTTATAAAATATTGCGCAAAGGTGAAGTTCGTGTAAATAAAAAGCGGGTAAAACCATTATATAAACTGCAAATTGATGACTATGTTCGTATTCCCCCGGTCAGAATTGCTGAGAAAGAAGAGTTTGTACCAAAAAACTTAGATAAAATAGCTAATTTAGAAAATGCGATTATCTTTGAGGATAAATACCTTATTGTGATCAACAAGCCAACAGGTATGGCTGTTCATGGTGGCAGTGGCCTAAGTTATGGTTTGATAGAAGCAATGAGAAGTTTACGTCCTGATGAGCGTGCGTTGGAACTCGTTCACAGACTTGATAGAGATACTTCTGGTTGTTTATTAATTTCTAAAAAGCGTTCAGTACTTAAAGGGTTACATGAACAACTTAGAGAAAAAACCATGGAAAAGAATTATTGGGCGCTTGTTGATGGCAGTTGGAAAACTAAAGTTAAAAATGTGACAGCAGCCCTTAGAAAAAACACCTTAAAATCAGGTGAGCGAATAGTACGTGTTGATGAAGAAGAAGGTAAAGCATCTCATACGCGTTTTAAAGTATTACAAAGGTTTACTGAATGTACTTTAGTACAGGCATCTCCAGTTACGGGTAGAACACATCAAATTCGTGTACATACACAATGCGCTGGTCATCCTATTGCGGGTGATGATAAGTACGGTGATGAAGGGTTTGACGCTTATATGCGTGAAAAAGGATTAAATCGCTTATTTTTGCATGCTCATGATCTCACTTTTACACATCCTATTACTGAAGAAAGATTAACAGTAGAGGCGCCTCTTGATAATGTATTAATTAAAACAATTAGAATATTAAAACAAGAAGTGAATAAAAGAAAAACAGATAATGAAATATAA